From Caldanaerobius fijiensis DSM 17918, one genomic window encodes:
- the tnpA gene encoding IS200/IS605 family transposase has protein sequence MEEKYRHKNTSVSLINYHFIWCPRYRRKVLVGPVEARLRELIKEVAKKLELEILALEIMPDHVHLFVNAPPNLAPHDIVARFKGVSSHYLHREFEQVARMPSMWTRSYFVSTAGNVSSDTIRK, from the coding sequence ATGGAAGAAAAATATAGACACAAAAATACAAGTGTATCACTGATCAACTATCATTTTATCTGGTGCCCTCGTTATCGGCGCAAGGTACTGGTCGGTCCTGTAGAAGCCAGATTAAGAGAACTTATCAAGGAGGTGGCCAAGAAACTTGAATTGGAGATATTGGCTTTGGAGATTATGCCCGACCACGTACACCTGTTTGTCAACGCGCCGCCAAACCTGGCACCGCACGATATAGTGGCGCGATTCAAAGGTGTATCTTCCCACTATCTACACCGTGAGTTTGAGCAGGTTGCACGAATGCCATCCATGTGGACCAGAAGCTATTTTGTATCAACTGCCGGCAACGTTTCTTCCGATACTATTCGTAAGTA